The following are encoded in a window of Desulfovibrio legallii genomic DNA:
- a CDS encoding HD domain-containing protein yields MPVIRKSLLELIFSGAYLLRWNDKLRPVELLEIDKQAHKMLLACVLWHEYSRGADTARRVALATEIVEGGLFDYFYRAIITDIKPPIYYRIKENPRQFRELTEHVLQRLAPSLAPLGPFWKRMRAWHLNPDEESPARRILTAAHLYASQWEFRLIEPCNAPFDDEMGDIGQSFPDRLDGFADLPGLAAMRTPRTALARLANLCGQLRFQIRWTQAPRIPSTSVLGHMFIVACLAYFFSLTVKACPARADNNFFCGLFHDLPEVLTRDIISPVKQSVASLPPLIKEYEEAELERRLFAPLRDEGFTGLVDHIAYFLGLEVGSEFQECVRRQGRVLALDDFNALQREGNTDDQDPKDGRLLKDCDNLAAFLEAHSSIRNGVSSPHLLEARVRLLTRLRESPLACLNLDALLADFD; encoded by the coding sequence ATGCCCGTCATCCGCAAGAGTCTGCTGGAGCTCATCTTTTCCGGCGCGTATCTGCTGCGCTGGAACGACAAGCTGCGCCCCGTGGAGCTGCTTGAAATCGACAAGCAGGCCCACAAGATGCTGCTGGCCTGCGTGCTCTGGCACGAATACAGCCGCGGCGCGGACACGGCCCGGCGCGTGGCCCTGGCCACGGAAATCGTCGAAGGGGGCCTTTTTGACTACTTCTACCGGGCCATCATCACAGACATCAAGCCGCCCATCTATTATCGGATCAAGGAAAACCCCCGCCAGTTCCGTGAGCTTACCGAGCACGTCCTGCAGCGCCTGGCGCCTTCTCTGGCCCCCCTGGGCCCTTTCTGGAAGCGCATGCGCGCCTGGCACCTGAACCCGGACGAAGAAAGCCCGGCCCGGCGCATCCTCACCGCCGCCCACCTCTATGCCTCCCAGTGGGAATTCCGGCTCATCGAACCTTGCAACGCCCCCTTTGACGACGAGATGGGCGACATCGGCCAGTCCTTCCCCGACCGGCTGGACGGCTTTGCCGACCTGCCCGGCCTGGCCGCCATGCGCACCCCCCGCACGGCCCTGGCCCGGCTGGCCAACCTCTGCGGGCAGCTGCGCTTCCAGATCCGCTGGACACAGGCCCCGCGCATCCCTTCCACCTCCGTGCTGGGGCACATGTTCATTGTGGCCTGCCTGGCCTATTTTTTCAGCCTCACGGTCAAGGCCTGCCCGGCCAGGGCCGACAACAACTTCTTCTGCGGCCTGTTCCACGACCTGCCCGAAGTCCTCACCCGCGACATCATCTCGCCCGTCAAGCAATCCGTGGCCAGCTTGCCCCCGCTCATCAAAGAATATGAAGAAGCGGAGCTGGAGCGCCGCTTGTTCGCCCCCCTGCGGGACGAAGGCTTTACCGGCCTGGTGGACCACATCGCCTACTTTCTCGGTCTGGAAGTGGGCTCGGAATTTCAGGAATGCGTCCGCCGCCAGGGCCGCGTCCTTGCTCTGGACGACTTCAACGCCCTGCAGCGCGAAGGCAACACGGACGATCAGGACCCCAAGGACGGCCGCCTGCTCAAAGACTGCGACAACCTTGCCGCTTTTCTGGAGGCCCACAGCTCCATCCGCAACGGGGTTTCCTCGCCGCATCTGCTGGAGGCGCGCGTGCGCCTGCTCACCCGCCTGCGCGAAAGCCCCCTCGCCTGCCTTAATCTGGACGCCCTGCTGGCGGATTTTGACTGA
- a CDS encoding translation initiation factor 2 encodes MRRCPAPPFAALLAALLPLIFLWAARPATALTIAKGVPFYARDMEYYYQEKRAETLPGILRTFDAQGVLADSRKQLTLAAFLAEVLRRDPTARQRLLPPQPGLSRDGRRTLAWTAHLALLPDAATLIHSLLQPEEALLQRQIAESPAPLLRWNLYAEKTVLQMYWTAYFASGDTAYLDPILEAALRYARLNAAGLQKDPNFPVCAAAAASLYDLAPRHAAVNARVAQALDRCSGPEAATLRTILRR; translated from the coding sequence ATGCGCCGCTGCCCTGCCCCCCCCTTCGCCGCCCTGCTGGCGGCCCTGCTGCCCCTGATCTTCCTCTGGGCGGCCCGCCCGGCCACGGCCCTGACCATCGCCAAGGGCGTGCCCTTCTACGCCAGGGACATGGAATACTATTACCAGGAAAAACGCGCCGAAACCCTGCCCGGCATCCTGCGCACCTTTGACGCCCAGGGCGTGCTTGCCGACAGCCGCAAACAACTGACCCTGGCCGCCTTTCTGGCGGAAGTGCTGCGTCGCGACCCCACGGCCCGGCAGCGGCTCCTGCCGCCCCAGCCCGGCCTGAGCCGCGACGGCCGCCGCACCCTGGCCTGGACCGCGCACCTGGCCCTGCTGCCCGACGCCGCAACGCTGATCCACAGTCTGCTGCAGCCCGAAGAGGCCCTGCTGCAACGCCAGATTGCCGAGAGCCCGGCCCCCCTGCTGCGCTGGAACCTCTATGCGGAAAAGACCGTGCTCCAGATGTACTGGACCGCCTACTTCGCCTCCGGCGACACGGCCTATCTGGATCCCATTCTGGAAGCGGCCCTGCGCTACGCCAGGCTCAACGCCGCGGGCCTGCAAAAAGACCCGAACTTCCCCGTCTGCGCCGCCGCGGCCGCATCCCTCTATGATCTGGCCCCCCGCCACGCAGCGGTCAACGCCCGCGTGGCGCAGGCCCTTGACCGCTGCTCCGGCCCGGAGGCCGCAACCCTGCGCACCATCCTGCGCCGCTGA
- the rplM gene encoding 50S ribosomal protein L13, translated as MKTFSPTPKDINRQWFVVDAQDQVLGRLASQIAHRLRGKHKPEFAPHMDNGDFIVVVNCEKIKVTGNKLQDKKYYRHSGWVGGLKTTVLGDVLAQHPDRALMSAVRGMLPKNRLGRAMLKKLKIYAGAEHPHAAQNPQPLTLTH; from the coding sequence ATGAAAACGTTCAGCCCCACCCCCAAGGACATCAACCGCCAGTGGTTTGTGGTGGACGCTCAGGATCAGGTGCTCGGCCGTCTGGCCAGCCAGATCGCCCACCGCCTGCGCGGCAAGCACAAGCCCGAGTTCGCCCCGCATATGGACAACGGGGACTTCATCGTGGTGGTCAACTGCGAGAAGATCAAGGTCACCGGCAACAAGCTGCAGGACAAAAAGTACTACCGGCATTCCGGCTGGGTGGGCGGTCTTAAGACCACCGTGCTCGGCGACGTGCTGGCCCAGCACCCCGACCGGGCGCTTATGTCCGCCGTGCGCGGCATGCTGCCCAAGAACCGCCTGGGCCGGGCCATGCTCAAGAAACTCAAGATCTATGCCGGGGCCGAGCATCCCCATGCGGCCCAGAACCCGCAGCCGCTGACCCTGACGCACTAG
- a CDS encoding YcaO-like family protein: MSHHIPSAGAAPEPLDYAYTHERTQATTGYFACVPPASLSFEAALERLEATPWDDFLHLHLLRLLGEKSPEDLHALAARCTDPATEGCPRPALAALLRECALLLPGLEGLEAALPPTARDAALEATPAVYLRAAAQPDFAAAAAWSALFRANICEHHPLPRWGETDLPPLFAEERLRAVLADMEAQTGELRRLHARLAADSGPAWRRPPAQETFLRAQDALMEAGLVEGREMRHEASLAPIALLRDWRVDVSVRNGAVRHNLRGTARAYGRGLSLAAARASCAMEIVERASAYVSVEEGGAAAGRIADRKAELPLVRARLSELRAQGREALDPNALPLEAPYTDFPLHWLPARDPAGATVLVPAQAVFLFCNLDEPALFLAGGSTGLASGNTLEEAKVAALTEIAERDAEATTPYRRTRCFCLRSRDPRLQALLEDYAACGVRVQFQDLTTELGLPVYQCFVLGPEGTVVRATGANLCGPRAALAALTETPWPYSPLRSAPPRPSGPGLAGLPVRDLEDLPDLSLPSPAAALRLLEETLTAQGRRPLYVELTRADLGLPVVRALAPGLALTAEWERFSRPGPRLFARYLAAAD, from the coding sequence ATGAGCCACCATATCCCTTCCGCCGGCGCTGCCCCGGAGCCGCTGGACTACGCCTATACCCACGAGCGCACCCAGGCCACCACAGGCTACTTCGCCTGCGTGCCCCCCGCATCCCTCAGCTTCGAGGCCGCGCTGGAGCGCCTGGAAGCCACGCCGTGGGACGATTTTCTCCATCTGCATCTTCTGCGTCTGCTGGGCGAAAAAAGTCCGGAGGATCTGCACGCCCTGGCCGCCCGCTGCACGGACCCGGCCACGGAGGGGTGCCCGCGTCCGGCCCTGGCCGCGCTGCTGCGGGAGTGCGCCTTGCTTCTGCCGGGGCTGGAAGGCCTGGAGGCGGCCCTGCCGCCCACGGCGCGGGACGCGGCCCTGGAGGCCACCCCGGCCGTGTATCTGCGCGCGGCCGCGCAGCCCGACTTTGCCGCTGCTGCCGCCTGGAGCGCCCTGTTCCGCGCCAATATCTGCGAGCACCACCCCTTGCCCCGCTGGGGCGAAACCGACCTGCCGCCCCTCTTTGCGGAAGAGCGGCTGCGCGCCGTTCTGGCGGATATGGAGGCCCAGACCGGGGAACTCCGGCGGCTGCACGCCCGGCTGGCGGCCGATTCCGGGCCGGCCTGGCGGCGGCCCCCGGCCCAGGAGACATTTTTGCGCGCTCAGGACGCCCTTATGGAAGCCGGGCTGGTGGAGGGCCGGGAAATGCGCCATGAGGCCTCGCTGGCCCCCATTGCCCTGCTGCGCGACTGGCGGGTGGACGTGAGCGTGCGCAACGGGGCCGTGCGCCACAATCTGCGGGGTACGGCCAGGGCTTACGGGCGCGGGCTCTCGCTGGCCGCGGCCAGGGCTTCCTGCGCCATGGAGATTGTGGAGCGCGCCAGCGCCTATGTGAGCGTGGAGGAGGGCGGCGCGGCGGCGGGGCGCATTGCCGACCGCAAGGCCGAGCTGCCCCTGGTGCGGGCGCGGCTTTCGGAGCTGCGGGCCCAGGGGCGGGAGGCGCTGGACCCCAACGCGCTGCCCTTGGAAGCGCCGTATACGGATTTTCCCCTCCACTGGCTGCCCGCCAGAGACCCTGCGGGTGCGACGGTGCTGGTCCCGGCCCAGGCGGTGTTTTTGTTCTGCAATCTGGATGAACCGGCCCTGTTTCTGGCCGGGGGCTCCACGGGCCTGGCATCGGGCAATACGCTGGAGGAGGCCAAGGTGGCGGCGCTGACGGAGATTGCCGAGCGCGATGCCGAGGCCACCACGCCCTACCGGCGCACGCGCTGCTTCTGCCTGCGCAGCCGGGATCCGCGCCTGCAGGCCCTGCTGGAGGACTACGCGGCCTGCGGCGTCCGGGTGCAGTTTCAGGATCTGACCACGGAGCTGGGCCTGCCGGTGTATCAGTGTTTTGTGCTGGGGCCGGAGGGGACGGTGGTGCGCGCCACCGGGGCCAATTTGTGCGGCCCGCGGGCGGCTCTGGCCGCGCTGACGGAAACGCCCTGGCCCTATTCCCCGCTGCGGAGCGCGCCGCCCCGGCCTTCGGGCCCCGGCCTGGCGGGCCTGCCCGTGCGCGACCTGGAAGACCTGCCGGACCTGAGCCTGCCTTCGCCCGCGGCGGCGCTGCGCCTGCTGGAGGAAACGCTGACGGCCCAGGGGCGGCGGCCTTTGTATGTGGAGCTGACCCGTGCGGACCTGGGCCTGCCCGTGGTGCGGGCTCTTGCGCCGGGCTTGGCCCTGACGGCGGAGTGGGAGCGCTTTTCGCGCCCCGGCCCGCGGCTGTTTGCCCGCTATCTGGCTGCGGCGGACTGA
- a CDS encoding branched-chain amino acid ABC transporter permease — protein MSLDMFLQHCFNALTLGSLYALIAIGYTMVYGILRLINFAHGDILMVGAYFVFFGTFAFGWPWGVAAVVSVAGASLLGVIIERVAYRPLRDAPRISALISAIAVSFFIESLAVVVFTGQPRPVLQPEWLVSEWQVGGVRILPLTAFVPSMTIVLVGILLYVVYRTKPGLAMRAISKDIETTRLLGVRVDNIIALTFCIGSALAAASGIMWALRYPQVHPYMGIMPGLKAFIAAVFGGIGSIQGAVIGGVALGFVEIMTVAFMPELSGYRDAFAFVLLVLVLLFKPTGLLGESLEEKI, from the coding sequence ATGAGCCTTGACATGTTTTTGCAGCACTGTTTCAACGCCCTCACCCTGGGCTCGCTCTATGCCCTGATCGCCATCGGCTACACCATGGTTTACGGCATTCTGCGGCTCATCAACTTCGCCCACGGCGACATCCTGATGGTGGGGGCCTACTTCGTCTTTTTCGGCACGTTCGCCTTCGGCTGGCCCTGGGGCGTGGCGGCCGTGGTTTCCGTGGCGGGCGCGAGTCTCCTTGGCGTCATCATTGAACGGGTGGCCTACCGCCCCCTGCGCGACGCCCCGCGCATTTCGGCGCTCATCAGCGCCATTGCCGTGTCCTTTTTTATTGAAAGTCTGGCCGTGGTGGTCTTTACCGGCCAGCCCCGGCCCGTGCTGCAGCCCGAATGGCTGGTTTCGGAATGGCAGGTGGGCGGCGTGCGCATTCTGCCCCTCACGGCCTTTGTGCCTTCCATGACCATCGTGCTGGTGGGCATTCTGCTCTATGTGGTCTACCGCACCAAGCCCGGCCTGGCCATGCGGGCCATTTCCAAGGACATTGAGACCACGCGCCTCCTGGGCGTGCGGGTGGACAACATCATCGCCCTGACCTTCTGCATCGGCTCGGCTCTGGCTGCGGCCTCCGGCATCATGTGGGCCCTGCGCTACCCGCAGGTGCATCCGTATATGGGCATCATGCCGGGGCTGAAAGCCTTTATCGCCGCCGTGTTCGGGGGCATCGGCTCCATTCAGGGCGCGGTCATCGGCGGGGTGGCTCTGGGCTTTGTGGAAATCATGACCGTGGCCTTCATGCCGGAGCTTTCGGGCTATCGCGACGCCTTCGCCTTTGTGCTGCTGGTGCTCGTGCTGCTGTTCAAGCCCACGGGCCTCCTCGGCGAAAGCCTGGAGGAGAAAATCTGA
- the rpsI gene encoding 30S ribosomal protein S9 — protein sequence MSEKFEYGTGRRKTATARTRVYAGSGAIVVNGRAFEEYFPRKTLQMIIRQPLVLSKLAEKLDVRVNVAGGGVSGQAEAVRHGISRALLAVDPALRPMLKKAGFLTRDARKKERKKYGLRAARARYQYSKR from the coding sequence ATGAGCGAAAAATTTGAATACGGCACCGGCCGCCGCAAGACCGCCACGGCCCGCACCCGCGTCTACGCCGGTTCCGGGGCCATTGTGGTCAATGGCCGCGCGTTTGAGGAATACTTCCCGCGCAAGACCCTCCAGATGATCATCCGCCAGCCCCTGGTTCTTTCCAAGCTGGCCGAGAAGCTGGACGTGCGCGTTAACGTGGCCGGCGGCGGCGTGAGCGGCCAGGCCGAGGCCGTGCGCCACGGCATTTCCCGCGCCCTGCTGGCCGTGGACCCCGCCCTGCGGCCCATGCTCAAGAAGGCCGGGTTCCTCACCCGCGACGCCCGCAAGAAAGAGCGTAAAAAGTACGGTCTGCGCGCAGCCCGCGCCCGGTACCAGTACTCCAAACGTTAA
- the larC gene encoding nickel insertion protein: protein MPRQTLTPPQAATARGRHAPAAHAEAHPHHGPEPGAPDESPVGDVVLTVRPASGLSGDMLLSGLAALLGLDAPALDALTEELRLPALRGVLRLEARQVNGIAGVGCRIQLPHEHSHRSLADILALLDASALPAAAADLARQAFTVLAAAEGAVHGKSPEQVTFHEVGALDSILDICLACRLFTLLAPRRFVCSPLPLADGTVHCAHGCLPAPAPAVLHMLQGVAVQGFDGQGETVTPTALCLLKAFRADFGPWPAMTVRKSCISYGDKVFPHVPNGALWALGTAL, encoded by the coding sequence ATGCCCCGGCAAACCCTGACGCCGCCTCAGGCCGCGACCGCCCGCGGCCGCCATGCCCCCGCCGCGCACGCGGAGGCCCACCCGCACCACGGGCCGGAGCCGGGCGCCCCCGACGAAAGCCCTGTCGGCGATGTGGTGCTGACTGTCCGGCCCGCCTCCGGCCTTTCCGGCGACATGCTCCTGAGCGGCCTGGCCGCCCTGCTGGGCCTGGACGCCCCGGCTCTGGACGCCCTGACGGAAGAGCTGCGCCTGCCCGCTCTGCGCGGCGTTTTGCGGCTGGAAGCACGGCAGGTCAACGGCATCGCCGGCGTGGGCTGCCGCATCCAGCTGCCCCACGAGCACAGTCACCGCAGCCTGGCGGACATCCTCGCCCTGCTGGACGCCAGCGCCCTGCCCGCCGCCGCCGCCGATCTGGCCCGCCAGGCCTTCACCGTCCTGGCCGCCGCCGAGGGCGCGGTACACGGCAAAAGCCCGGAGCAAGTGACCTTCCACGAAGTGGGCGCGCTGGACAGCATCCTGGATATCTGCCTCGCCTGCCGCCTGTTCACCCTGCTGGCCCCCCGGCGCTTTGTGTGCAGCCCCCTGCCCCTGGCCGACGGCACGGTGCACTGCGCCCACGGCTGCCTGCCCGCTCCGGCCCCGGCCGTGCTCCACATGCTGCAAGGCGTGGCCGTGCAAGGCTTTGACGGCCAGGGCGAAACCGTCACCCCCACCGCGCTCTGCCTGCTCAAAGCCTTCAGGGCCGATTTCGGGCCCTGGCCCGCCATGACCGTGCGCAAAAGCTGCATCAGCTATGGCGACAAAGTCTTCCCCCATGTGCCCAACGGCGCACTCTGGGCCCTGGGCACGGCCCTGTAA
- the larB gene encoding nickel pincer cofactor biosynthesis protein LarB, translating to MTNQTTNYGVLFDHGRHARIGLPEAVFCQGKPREAVLGLLRDRAADAAPVLFTRLAPEVFAAAPEDLRARYNYHPLSRTAFTRPLPPKPHGRVALVSAGTADGSVLWEAARTLEYLGITRLVIEDNGVAGLWRITASLPDLAAADAIIVTAGLDAALASVVGGLTPRPVFAVPTSVGYGMARHGQTALAAMLVSCAPGVGVMNIDNGYGAACAAARIINLLNDKESSCPGKP from the coding sequence ATGACCAACCAAACCACCAACTACGGCGTGCTGTTTGACCACGGCCGTCACGCCCGCATCGGCCTGCCCGAAGCCGTTTTCTGCCAGGGCAAGCCCCGCGAGGCCGTACTGGGCCTTTTGCGCGACCGCGCCGCCGACGCCGCACCCGTGCTGTTCACCAGGCTTGCGCCTGAGGTCTTTGCCGCCGCGCCTGAAGACCTCCGCGCCCGCTACAACTACCACCCCCTGTCCCGCACGGCCTTCACCCGGCCCCTGCCCCCCAAGCCACACGGCCGCGTCGCCCTGGTCTCCGCCGGCACGGCCGACGGCTCCGTGCTCTGGGAGGCCGCCCGCACCCTGGAATATCTCGGCATCACCCGCCTGGTGATTGAGGACAACGGCGTGGCCGGGCTCTGGCGCATCACCGCCAGCCTGCCGGATCTGGCCGCCGCCGACGCGATCATCGTAACGGCGGGCCTGGACGCGGCCCTGGCCTCGGTGGTAGGAGGGCTTACCCCCCGGCCGGTCTTCGCCGTGCCCACCTCCGTGGGTTACGGCATGGCCCGTCACGGCCAGACGGCCCTGGCCGCCATGCTGGTGAGCTGCGCGCCCGGCGTGGGCGTCATGAATATCGACAACGGCTACGGCGCGGCCTGCGCCGCGGCCAGGATCATCAATCTTCTCAACGACAAGGAATCCTCATGCCCCGGCAAACCCTGA
- a CDS encoding ABC transporter substrate-binding protein, with the protein MKLGKLLVALAGLALSFGVAGQAQAAEAGPVKIGVYLPLTGQNAFGGQLELEGVRLAHKEMPTVLGRPVDLVVVDNKSDKVEAANAVKRLVERDKVVALIGTYGSSLAMAGAEVAEKAKVPGVGTSCTNPLVTQGKKYYFRACFIDPYQGAAAATYAYETLGFKKAAVLMDMTNDYAVGLSSFFTRSFKKLGGEVVANLKYSSGDQDFTAQLTELIAKKPDIVFMPAYFAEGAIIMKQARELGAKFRLMGADAMDNPDTLKLGGKAAEGFLHTTFPYDPQMPNMSAEAKRFTEAWKAAYPEKETNVNGALGYNTYFLIIDAIKRANSAKPEAIATALAETKNLPTALGSLTINKTHDAEMPVGIIEYKGGKRVYVGEVTPK; encoded by the coding sequence ATGAAATTGGGTAAACTGCTTGTGGCGCTGGCCGGGCTGGCGCTGTCCTTCGGCGTGGCGGGCCAGGCCCAGGCCGCTGAAGCCGGCCCCGTCAAAATCGGCGTATACCTCCCCCTGACCGGGCAGAACGCCTTCGGCGGTCAGTTGGAGCTGGAAGGCGTGCGCCTGGCGCACAAGGAAATGCCCACCGTGCTGGGCCGCCCCGTGGATCTGGTGGTGGTGGACAACAAGTCCGACAAGGTTGAAGCCGCCAACGCCGTGAAGCGCCTGGTGGAGCGCGACAAAGTGGTGGCCCTTATCGGCACCTACGGCTCCTCCCTGGCCATGGCCGGGGCCGAAGTGGCCGAAAAGGCCAAGGTTCCCGGCGTGGGCACCTCCTGCACCAATCCGCTGGTGACCCAGGGCAAGAAATACTATTTCCGCGCCTGCTTCATCGATCCCTATCAGGGCGCGGCCGCGGCCACCTATGCCTATGAGACCCTGGGCTTCAAAAAGGCCGCCGTGCTCATGGACATGACCAACGACTACGCCGTGGGCCTTTCCAGCTTCTTCACCCGCTCCTTCAAGAAGCTGGGCGGCGAAGTGGTGGCCAACCTCAAATACAGCTCCGGCGACCAGGACTTTACGGCTCAGCTCACCGAGCTTATCGCCAAAAAGCCCGATATCGTCTTCATGCCCGCCTATTTTGCCGAAGGCGCCATCATCATGAAGCAGGCCCGCGAGCTGGGGGCCAAGTTCCGCCTTATGGGCGCGGACGCCATGGATAACCCCGATACCCTCAAGCTGGGCGGCAAGGCCGCGGAAGGCTTTTTGCACACCACCTTCCCTTACGACCCCCAGATGCCCAACATGAGCGCCGAAGCCAAGCGCTTTACCGAAGCCTGGAAGGCCGCCTATCCTGAAAAGGAAACCAACGTTAACGGCGCGCTGGGCTACAACACTTACTTCCTGATCATCGACGCCATCAAGCGCGCCAATTCCGCCAAGCCCGAAGCCATTGCCACGGCCCTGGCCGAAACCAAGAATCTGCCCACCGCACTGGGCTCGCTGACCATCAACAAAACCCACGATGCCGAAATGCCCGTGGGCATCATTGAGTACAAGGGCGGCAAGCGCGTGTATGTGGGCGAAGTGACGCCCAAATAA